The Bosea beijingensis genome contains the following window.
CGAGGCGCAGCTCGTCTCGGCCCGGACCGAGCTCAAAGGGCTCGACGCCGATATCCAGCTCGCCGAGGGGCAGGTCCAGGCCAGCCAGGCCTTGATCGGCAGCCGCGACGCCAAGCTCCGGGACATCCTGATCGATCTCGAACGCACGCAGATCCGCTCGCCGGTCGACGGCGTCGTGGTCCAGCGCTAGGTCGACCTCGGCCAGACGGTCGCCGCCTCGCTCTCCTCGCCGACCCTGTTCCAGATCGCGCAGGACCTGCGCACCATCGACATCTACGCCAATATCGACGAAGCCGATGTCGGCCGGCTGAAGCCCGGCCAGCCGGTCTCCTTCACCGTCAACGCCTACCCCAACCGCAATTTCCAGGGCCGGGTCGAGATGGTCCGGCTCGGCGCCCAGACCATCCAGAACGTCGTCACCTATACCGGCATCATCCGCGTCGAGAACCGCGACATGGCGCTCCTGCCGGGCATGACTGCCAATCTCCAGGTCGTGACCGAGGACCGGCTGGATGCCCTGCGCGTGCCCAATGCCGCCCTGCGCTTCCGCCCTGTCGGAGCGGCGGGTGCCGCCGCTGCTGGCTCGGGCACCGGCGCTGTAGCGCTTCCGGACGCCGGCGAACGCGGGCCGCGAGCGGCCGGCGCCCTGCGCGAGCGGATCGAGACCGAATTGCAGCCAACACCCGAGCAGAAGCAAGCGATCGGCGAGATCCTCAGGGAGCGCCGCGGCAATCGCGAAGCCATGGCCGGGCTCTCGCCAGAAGAGCGCCGCGCTGCCTTCCGCACAGCGCGGAGCGAGATCGTCACGAAGATCGGCGCCGTGCTCGATCCCGAACGCCGCGCCAAGTTCGAGGCGATCATGCAGGAGGGCCGCGGGGCACCGCGCCAGGGCGTTCCCGGCCGCGTCTATGTGCTCGACGAGGCCGGCCAGCCCAAGGCCATGCCGGTGATGCTCGGCCCGACCGATGGTGCCTTCACGGAATTGCTCGGCGGCGAGGTCAAGGAGGGCGCGCAGGTCGTGACCGGTGGTGGCCCGCGCCTGACCACGGCGCCCGAGCCCACCGCTCCCCGCCCCCGCGGACCGCGGTTGTTCTGAGGGCGTGGCGATGCCCCTGATCGAAACCCGCGACCTCTCCCGCGTCTACGATCTCGATTCCGGCCGCGTGACCGCGCTGGACCGGGTTTCGCTGGCGATCGAAGCCGGCGACCTCGTCGCGGTGATGGGCCCGTCCGGCTCGGGTAAGTCGACCTTCATGAACCTGATCGGCTGCCTCGACCGGCCGAGCGGCGGCCATTACGTGCTCGACGGCGTCGCGGTCGAGACCTTGTCGGGCGACGGGCTCGCGGAGTTGCGCAACCGCAAGCTCGGCTTCGTCTTCCAGCAGTTCAACCTGCTGCCGCGTATCGATGCCTGCGCCAATGTCGAATTGCCGATGGTCTATGCCGGCGTCGCCCGCGCCGAGCGGAAACGGCGCGCTCTGGCGGCGCTCGCCCGCGTCGGCCTCGCCGAGCGTGCCCATCACCGCCCGATGCAGCTCTCCGGCGGCCAGCAGCAGCGCGTCGCCATCGCTCGCGCGCTGGTCAACGAGCCGCGCCTGCTCCTTGCCGACGAGCCGACCGGCGCGCTCGACAGCCGCACAGCACTTGAAATCCTCGCGCTCTTCCAGGACCTGAACCGTGAAGGCGTCACGGTCGTCCTCGTCACCCACGATGCCGAGGTCGCCCGCCATGCCAGGCGCCTGATCCGTTTCCGCGACGGCCATCTGCTCAGCGATGTCAGGCAGGAGCCGGCCGACGCCCGCACCGCGCTTGAAGCCTTCGATGCCGGTATCAGCCTGCCGGAGGCCGCCGCATGAGCCTCACCGAAGCGATCCGCTCTGCCCTTTCCGCCATCGGCGCCAATGCCTTGCGCTCGGCCCTGACGATGCTCGGCATCATCATCGGCGTTGCCGCCGTCATCGCCATGGTCGCGATCGGCGCCGGCGCCCGCGAGCGTGTCACCGGCCAGATCAAGTCGCTCGGCGCCAATCTCGCGATCATCCAGTCCGGCAATGTCACGCAAGGCGGCGTCAGGCTCGGCGCTGGCGCCTCCTCGACGCTGACCGACGAGGACGCCGCCGCGATCCTCAAGGAGGTCGAGGACGTCACGGCGGCGG
Protein-coding sequences here:
- a CDS encoding ABC transporter ATP-binding protein yields the protein MPLIETRDLSRVYDLDSGRVTALDRVSLAIEAGDLVAVMGPSGSGKSTFMNLIGCLDRPSGGHYVLDGVAVETLSGDGLAELRNRKLGFVFQQFNLLPRIDACANVELPMVYAGVARAERKRRALAALARVGLAERAHHRPMQLSGGQQQRVAIARALVNEPRLLLADEPTGALDSRTALEILALFQDLNREGVTVVLVTHDAEVARHARRLIRFRDGHLLSDVRQEPADARTALEAFDAGISLPEAAA